Genomic segment of Populus nigra chromosome 14, ddPopNigr1.1, whole genome shotgun sequence:
ttttaaaaatttatttttaacatcattgcagcaatcaaaataatctaaaaatatattaaaaaattaaattttttaaaaagtgtggCAACAGAACCCCGGACACACACTAAGAGTCCTAAAAATACACTGCACCATCATAAAGTTTGAGAAATACAATTTAAGAACTCATCTTGCAAGCAAATACAGTTCCATCCccatattttcaatcaaatgcatgctattcttttatttgtgtAAAAACCCGCGAATTACTCAGAATCCACTGTAGGCAGCAGCTCATAGATCACAGCCTTAGCATACTTGTATTCGTTCTCTTTGGAGCTGTGGAGCTAAGAGGATTAGGAGGTATACTTAACCTGTCTCCTTTCCCTTCCAGCATCTGGACAGCGATTTTCATGGAAGGACGGTCCACTGGGTTCCACTGGATGCACCACAGTCCCACAATGGCTAGCTTCTTCGCAATTTCAGCATCCCCTTCTTCCTCGATGTGGAACCGCAGGTCTTCTCCTTCTTCTAAGAGATTATAAATCCATTCTGGGAAGTATACTTGATCACCATTTTCTGCTGTATCATCAACATTTTTCCTTCCACCAACCATTTCTAACACTAACATTCCGAAACTGTACACGTCTGACTTGTAGGAGACATTCCCGAAGTTTCTTGAGAACACTTCAGGTGCTATGTAGCCGACGGTTCCCCTAACTCTTGTCATGGAAATAGCACTTTTATACTTGGAACACAGCTTAGCCAGACCGAAATCTGCAATCTTGGGATTGAAGTCATTGTCCAGCAGGATATTATGTGGTTTGATATCAAAGTGGAGGATTGTTTGGTCACAACCCTGGTGAAGATATTCAATCCCTTTGGCTACTCCAAGGGCAATATGATGCAGCCTTTCCCAGCCAAGGAAAACATTCTTGGCATTTGCTGAAGATATGAACTTCTGCAGCGAATCGTTTGGCAGGTACTCGTAAACCGGAGCTCGTCTAAATCCATCGGCACAGAAGCCAATCAAGCGGACTACATTGACATGGTGAATCCTAGCCATTGTTCCCATTTCGTTGACGAATTCCTCTCCTTTTTCTGATGAATTGCTTAGAACCTTAACAGCCACCGGAATCTCACTGGTTAGCTTTCCTTTGAACACTGTTCCATAAGCTCCTCGCCCCAATTCATCCCTGAATTGATTTGTCATCTTTTTGAGATCAGCATGGGAGTATCTCGTGGGGTTCATAGCTCTGTAATCATCCAAAAACCTTTCAACCTTGGCCTGATATTCTTCTTCTGATTTTCTGAAGCTATAGATTTGGTAGACTGCAATGGCCAGAACCCCGAAAAGGATGGATCCTGTGGTTACTCCTGCATATATAAATAAGCCTTTTGAGTCAAGAGACATGTTCTTTTTTGGAAGCAATGTGTTGGAGCAAATTTGAGAACAACTAACCTATAGTCAGATTCCTTTTCCGTGCACCTGCAGAAGATAAGAACCCTTGTTAAGTTCTAATTTTCTGAAAGTTTCTAAAGCCATGATAGTATCCTCTATTTGTTGAATCAAGAACGCTAAATGCACAGGTAACCCACTTGTCAGTCAACTCACTAGAAGATAGGACTTAGGTGTTCAAGGACACTTGCAATACATTAATCAAAGTATATATGTAGACTTGGTGAAGCAAGGAATCATAGAAAATCAAGATGCCATGAACACAGAACAATGAAAAGAAGACTTAAAGCTAAAGATACCTTTCTCTGGTCTGGGCAAGCCATAGCATTCAGTTTCAAGCTCAGTGCTGCTATTTCCCCTCAATCCACATAGTTTTCCAGTTGCTTCACAAGATCCACAATTGGGATTGGACCAGGACAGAAGGATATCATGTGGAACAGGTAGGTCGTACATCTTGGTACAAGATAATAATAACTCATTGCCATGAATAGATAGTTCTGATTTAACGGCAAGAACATCATAGTGGAGAGTACTTAAACAAGGGACCCTCCAGTTCGGGGATCTTGCATTATTTAAAGAACAATTGAAGATGGTAAAATTGACCTTAGACATCTTAAACTGTATGTGAAACCCAGACGAATAGAAGTTTGAGTGGTGGCTTCGAAGGCAACCTTGGGGATCACTTGCATAAATAACTTGATTTTTGTAGTCAATCTTATCGATGTAGAGCTTCACTGCACCTTGCAGCTCGAGCACTATATCGCCCATCTCATTGCAAGACAGATCAAAACCACGATAGCCACACTGTTCTGGCTGCCTATCCTTGATCCAGAATGGAAATCGGATGTGAAGGCCACGGTTCCCACAAGATCCTGTGCAATTAAGGCTTGCTCCTAGTTCTGCAATGAACATGAAACAGAACAGGCATATAGCCTTTTTTGATGAACCTTTCATCATTGCCTCCTATGGTGATACAAGATTGGCCTAATAACACTTATATATTGCTGAAACAGTAGTAAACTCAGATGGGAGCAGCAAGGGTAAATCTGATACCTTGGTTTTATGACAGTCTGGTCACCTGAAACTTGTTGTAGAGTGTAGAAGCTTAATTAATTGGACTTGGTTTTGAGACGCTTGTGGTTTTGAGAGTTGGTggattttttgttcttgttcaattttacaATCAACCattaatcttttctttattattgtgACTTTGAACATTTCAAAGGATGACTTGGTAGTTTGCGGTAATTTTAAAATGCTGATAGCACTCTCACTTCGCAAAACTAGAAGATAATTGTTTCGCTGACTTTATCTGTTGTCTTCTCAAGACTAGAAGAATTGTTTATGCACTACATACTCCTTCTCCATCCATGTCTAGGTTCCTCTTTGCTTGCTACCTTGCCTTACTACTGCTACTACTAGTCTTTCAAACGAGCAACTGCAAGGATACCAATCTCTGTGCCCCTTCTTCATGTGGCAATCATACTATTAGCTACCCCTTTAGCCTAGAAAGTGATCCATCTAACTGTGGAAACCCTCTCTATACCCTCCATTGCGAGAAAAATACCTCCACAGTTTTGTATTTAGACTCACGAAAATACTACGTGCAGGCAATCAACTACAACAACTTGACAATCCGAGTGGTGGATCCTGGTGTTAAAGAAAATGATTGCTCTTCTGTTCctgatttttctttaacatatGCAAGATTAGGTAATTCCAGAAGGGAATATACTATTTTTACTTCAACAAATACAAGATTCGATTATATCAGATTTCCATATACATGGTTTCAATACGAAAGGACAGGGCAGAAATGGTTTCCCAAATACAAGCCTCTCCCGTTATCGCAGATGATGATTTTCATAAACTGTGCAAATCCAGTGAATTCTACTCTGTACGTAGAAACCGGTACTTGCTTTAATGGAGAAAAATCTTCCAATGTTTCACTCTTGATGCGTTCTTATGTGAACGTTGGTGGGATGAAGGCTTCGGATCTGATGGAACTGTGCAGCTTAGAGAGGATGACGTTGTTGCCAGCCAAGCATTACAAGAA
This window contains:
- the LOC133673264 gene encoding rust resistance kinase Lr10-like translates to MKGSSKKAICLFCFMFIAELGASLNCTGSCGNRGLHIRFPFWIKDRQPEQCGYRGFDLSCNEMGDIVLELQGAVKLYIDKIDYKNQVIYASDPQGCLRSHHSNFYSSGFHIQFKMSKVNFTIFNCSLNNARSPNWRVPCLSTLHYDVLAVKSELSIHGNELLLSCTKMYDLPVPHDILLSWSNPNCGSCEATGKLCGLRGNSSTELETECYGLPRPEKEQGFLSSAGARKRNLTIGVTTGSILFGVLAIAVYQIYSFRKSEEEYQAKVERFLDDYRAMNPTRYSHADLKKMTNQFRDELGRGAYGTVFKGKLTSEIPVAVKVLSNSSEKGEEFVNEMGTMARIHHVNVVRLIGFCADGFRRAPVYEYLPNDSLQKFISSANAKNVFLGWERLHHIALGVAKGIEYLHQGCDQTILHFDIKPHNILLDNDFNPKIADFGLAKLCSKYKSAISMTRVRGTVGYIAPEVFSRNFGNVSYKSDVYSFGMLVLEMVGGRKNVDDTAENGDQVYFPEWIYNLLEEGEDLRFHIEEEGDAEIAKKLAIVGLWCIQWNPVDRPSMKIAVQMLEGKGDRLSIPPNPLSSTAPKRTNTSMLRL